A stretch of Vespula vulgaris chromosome 5, iyVesVulg1.1, whole genome shotgun sequence DNA encodes these proteins:
- the LOC127064252 gene encoding proton channel OtopLc isoform X1 has translation MFESSAVRNGLPARLLIARVSTLSSSRPSLKIITRDSTFRGKIYEDHQRTTNDSEEMQRCPYLHEMKERLLSQPTPTDSLDMERLDGGTPVKEANLHNDYPAHTNPGVIPDPPEMPPDSLIGTVVKLNSDGYGSHTSPAHARQPLVPQNANNQPLCLTPTHTGPSNGMLPKNAKTSLFIIMSFIYAKLLVVVCIAYVISEVVTHKLPLYYYEGFFTYLYGASILFLLYVFCFLLQESACCARGSDTPPPPPRPPKPPKEQKDKKDKKDKDQKAAKNKKDFQDAADVEAGVATRALRKRKTSQNDHSHGSFFLRIGAIAFGLGTMIYNGLEFGAFFEVPPTSPCYQILQGVNPVLQMIFTFMQMYFIFMNSRLNIHRFKVVARFGLMHVVATNLCVWIRTLVLESLKEITQYHQRLGQEEAGILESIKQHSLRNAGAILGTEPRDMAQLRDVPLHSIIKTTSVASTLIPTTAESLTRAMRTTVKAIPRVATTLSTAASTAFMTSPTTTQNITATTTTTTTFLPNLTTTAATTLSTLLTTLTTRSTTTERTTTPSTTPSTTTPTTTTTTTTTTTTPASILSNAFGDLFDSFQADTKDQVHEVFYVSNATNTSDYWGQNLGFYAEALTEDGTLTNSCGRVNIMGTIVQDAAPYLFPFIIEYSLIGAAVIYVMWKHIGRHPRWPHQAEADLERRLEVMLSRRAVALAHAGHARVDCVGASKGLFFGLLLLVGSLICLILFFVLIHHSELGLLAIYLADVSHCVLMALSIIAIIVGFIRVQSLKFKAEEQSDLNDILLRVSAFGLFVYAVFSVIAGSLAAFTHEPNLLVMVTGLLSVAQVVLQMLFIADVSRRRVHLPEHDRSKPGRQVVTFLLICNVTMWVIYTFEMQKVIANPVQLDFYGFLAWAIVQRVTLPLCIFHRFHSAVTLAEIWKTSYKARLE, from the exons atgtTTGAAAGTTCAGCCGTTCGAAATGGTCTGCCGGCAAGGTTATTGATCGCAAGAGTTAGCACACTTTCGAGCTCGCGGCCTTCCCTGAAAATTATAACACGAGATTCCACGTTCCGCGGGAAAATCTATGAAG atCATCAGAGAACTACTAACGACTCTGAAGAGATGCAACGGTGTCCATATCTTCACGAGATGAAAGAGCGTTTGCTCTCACAACCGACACCGACAGACAGCTTAGACATGGAAAGACTCGACGGAGGTACTCCCGTTAAGGAGGCGAATCTTCACAACGATTATCCTGCGCATACGAATCCAGGTGTTATACCGGATCCACCGGAAATGCCACCAGACTCATTGATCGGTACCGTCGTTAAG cTTAACTCCGATGGTTACGGATCTCACACATCACCGGCTCACGCGAGGCAACCCTTGGTTCCACAAAATGCGAACAATCAACCCCTCTGCCTCACCCCAACGCACACCGGACCGTCGAATGGCATGTTGCCAAAGAACGCTAA AACGTCGCTCTTCATCATCATGAGCTTCATTTATGCGAAGTTATTGGTCGTGGTGTGCATCGCTTATGTTATAAGCGAGGTGGTAACGCACAAATTGCCGCTCTACTATTATGAAGGATTTTTCACGTATCTCTACGGTGCGAGCATACTCTTCCTTCTCTACGTGTTCTGCTTCCTTCTTCAAGAGAGCGCCTGCTGTGCGCGCGGCAGTGAtacaccgccaccaccaccgaGACCACCTAAACCACCGAAGGAGCAGAAGGACAAGAAGGACAAGAAGGATAAGGATCAGAAAGCTGCAAAGAACAAGAAGGATTTTCag GATGCTGCAGACGTGGAAGCTGGCGTTGCAACGCGTGCATtacgaaaacgaaaaacttCTCAGAATGATCACAGTCATGgaagtttttttcttcgaatcggTGCCATag CATTCGGTTTGGGTACAATGATCTACAACGGATTGGAATTCGGAGCATTCTTTGAGGTACCACCGACTTCGCCCTGTTATCAAATACTTCAGGGTGTTAATCCCGTTCTTCAAATGATCTTCACGTTCATGCAGATGTACTTCATCTTTATGAATTCCAGG tTAAACATTCATCGATTCAAAGTAGTTGCACGATTCGGTTTGATGCACGTCGTCGCGACAAATCTTTGCGTTTGGATACGAACGTTGGTACTTGAGAGCCTCAAGGAGATCACTCAGTATCATCAACGATTGGGACAAGAGGAGGCCGGAATTTTAG AGAGTATAAAACAACACTCGTTGAGAAACGCTGGAGCGATCTTAGGTACAGAACCTAGGGACATGGCCCAGTTACGGGATGTGCCGTTGCActcaattataaaaacaacGTCAGTAGCTTCGACCTTGATACCAACAACGGCAGAATCTCTTACCCGAGCGATGAGAACCACTGTCAAAGCAATCCCAAGAGTAGCGACTACTTTATCTACGGCAGCCTCTACGGCTTTCATGACCTCACCAACTACGACCCAGAATATTACAGCTACCACGACCACAACGACAACGTTTTTGCCCAATTTGACGACTACGGCCGCTACTACGTTATCCACTTTGTTGACTACTTTGACTACGAGAAGCACTACCACCGAAAGAACGACTACACCGAGTACAACGCCTTCTACTACTACACCGACGACTACGACCACGACTACTACAACAACGACTACACCAGCTTCTATTTTATCGAATGCTTTCGGCGATCTCTTTGATTCATTTCAAGCTGACACCAAAGATCAG gTACACGAAGTATTTTACGTTAGCAATGCGACGAACACAAGCGATTACTGGGGCCAGAATCTTGGCTTTTATGCGGAAGCTTTGACGGAGGATGGCACGTTAACAAACTCCTGTGGTCGCGTCAACATCATGGGTACTATCGTCCAAGACGCAGCACCCTACTTATTCCCCTTCATTATCGAGTACAGCCTGATCGGCGCTGCTGTGATATACGTCATGTGGAAACACATCGGTAGACACCCGCGTTGGCCTCATCAAGCGGAAGCCGATCTCGAGCGTCGTCTGGAAGTCATGCTTTCGAGAAGGGCTGTAGCCCTGGCACATGCAG GACACGCCAGAGTGGATTGCGTCGGGGCAAGCAAGGGTCTATTCTTTGGTCTGCTGCTACTGGTCGGTTCGTTGATCTGTCTGATACTCTTCTTCGTCCTGATACATCACTCCGAACTTGGACTTTTGGCGATTTATCTGGCTGACGTTTCTCACTGCGTTTTGATGGCTCTATCGATCATCGCTATCATCGTCGGTTTCATACGTGTCCAAAGTCTCAAGTTCAAGGCCGAAGAACAGAGCGACTTGAACGACATACTTTTACGTGTCTCTGCTTTTGGACTCTTCGTCTACGCCGTTTTCAGCGTGATCGCTGGTTCCTTAGCAGCGTTTACCCACGAACCGAATCTTTTGGTGATGGTTACCGGCCTTCTCTCAGTAGCCCAGGTTGTCCTTCAGATGTTATTTATCGCTGATGTTTCACGTAGGCGGGTACACCTTCCCGAACACGATCGCAGCAAGCCAGGACGTCAAGTGGTCACCTTCCTTCTCATTTGCAACGTAACCATGTGGGTCATTTATACCTTCGAGATGCAAAAGGTCATCGCTAATCCCGTACAACTTGACTTTTATGGATTCCTCGCTTGGGCTATCGTTCAGAGAGTTACATTACCTCTCTGCATATTCCACAGGTTCCACAGCGCCGTAACGCTTGCTGAAATTTGGAAGACTAGCTATAAGGCACGTCTCGAGTAA
- the LOC127064252 gene encoding proton channel OtopLc isoform X2 has product MQRCPYLHEMKERLLSQPTPTDSLDMERLDGGTPVKEANLHNDYPAHTNPGVIPDPPEMPPDSLIGTVVKLNSDGYGSHTSPAHARQPLVPQNANNQPLCLTPTHTGPSNGMLPKNAKTSLFIIMSFIYAKLLVVVCIAYVISEVVTHKLPLYYYEGFFTYLYGASILFLLYVFCFLLQESACCARGSDTPPPPPRPPKPPKEQKDKKDKKDKDQKAAKNKKDFQDAADVEAGVATRALRKRKTSQNDHSHGSFFLRIGAIAFGLGTMIYNGLEFGAFFEVPPTSPCYQILQGVNPVLQMIFTFMQMYFIFMNSRLNIHRFKVVARFGLMHVVATNLCVWIRTLVLESLKEITQYHQRLGQEEAGILESIKQHSLRNAGAILGTEPRDMAQLRDVPLHSIIKTTSVASTLIPTTAESLTRAMRTTVKAIPRVATTLSTAASTAFMTSPTTTQNITATTTTTTTFLPNLTTTAATTLSTLLTTLTTRSTTTERTTTPSTTPSTTTPTTTTTTTTTTTTPASILSNAFGDLFDSFQADTKDQVHEVFYVSNATNTSDYWGQNLGFYAEALTEDGTLTNSCGRVNIMGTIVQDAAPYLFPFIIEYSLIGAAVIYVMWKHIGRHPRWPHQAEADLERRLEVMLSRRAVALAHAGHARVDCVGASKGLFFGLLLLVGSLICLILFFVLIHHSELGLLAIYLADVSHCVLMALSIIAIIVGFIRVQSLKFKAEEQSDLNDILLRVSAFGLFVYAVFSVIAGSLAAFTHEPNLLVMVTGLLSVAQVVLQMLFIADVSRRRVHLPEHDRSKPGRQVVTFLLICNVTMWVIYTFEMQKVIANPVQLDFYGFLAWAIVQRVTLPLCIFHRFHSAVTLAEIWKTSYKARLE; this is encoded by the exons ATGCAACGGTGTCCATATCTTCACGAGATGAAAGAGCGTTTGCTCTCACAACCGACACCGACAGACAGCTTAGACATGGAAAGACTCGACGGAGGTACTCCCGTTAAGGAGGCGAATCTTCACAACGATTATCCTGCGCATACGAATCCAGGTGTTATACCGGATCCACCGGAAATGCCACCAGACTCATTGATCGGTACCGTCGTTAAG cTTAACTCCGATGGTTACGGATCTCACACATCACCGGCTCACGCGAGGCAACCCTTGGTTCCACAAAATGCGAACAATCAACCCCTCTGCCTCACCCCAACGCACACCGGACCGTCGAATGGCATGTTGCCAAAGAACGCTAA AACGTCGCTCTTCATCATCATGAGCTTCATTTATGCGAAGTTATTGGTCGTGGTGTGCATCGCTTATGTTATAAGCGAGGTGGTAACGCACAAATTGCCGCTCTACTATTATGAAGGATTTTTCACGTATCTCTACGGTGCGAGCATACTCTTCCTTCTCTACGTGTTCTGCTTCCTTCTTCAAGAGAGCGCCTGCTGTGCGCGCGGCAGTGAtacaccgccaccaccaccgaGACCACCTAAACCACCGAAGGAGCAGAAGGACAAGAAGGACAAGAAGGATAAGGATCAGAAAGCTGCAAAGAACAAGAAGGATTTTCag GATGCTGCAGACGTGGAAGCTGGCGTTGCAACGCGTGCATtacgaaaacgaaaaacttCTCAGAATGATCACAGTCATGgaagtttttttcttcgaatcggTGCCATag CATTCGGTTTGGGTACAATGATCTACAACGGATTGGAATTCGGAGCATTCTTTGAGGTACCACCGACTTCGCCCTGTTATCAAATACTTCAGGGTGTTAATCCCGTTCTTCAAATGATCTTCACGTTCATGCAGATGTACTTCATCTTTATGAATTCCAGG tTAAACATTCATCGATTCAAAGTAGTTGCACGATTCGGTTTGATGCACGTCGTCGCGACAAATCTTTGCGTTTGGATACGAACGTTGGTACTTGAGAGCCTCAAGGAGATCACTCAGTATCATCAACGATTGGGACAAGAGGAGGCCGGAATTTTAG AGAGTATAAAACAACACTCGTTGAGAAACGCTGGAGCGATCTTAGGTACAGAACCTAGGGACATGGCCCAGTTACGGGATGTGCCGTTGCActcaattataaaaacaacGTCAGTAGCTTCGACCTTGATACCAACAACGGCAGAATCTCTTACCCGAGCGATGAGAACCACTGTCAAAGCAATCCCAAGAGTAGCGACTACTTTATCTACGGCAGCCTCTACGGCTTTCATGACCTCACCAACTACGACCCAGAATATTACAGCTACCACGACCACAACGACAACGTTTTTGCCCAATTTGACGACTACGGCCGCTACTACGTTATCCACTTTGTTGACTACTTTGACTACGAGAAGCACTACCACCGAAAGAACGACTACACCGAGTACAACGCCTTCTACTACTACACCGACGACTACGACCACGACTACTACAACAACGACTACACCAGCTTCTATTTTATCGAATGCTTTCGGCGATCTCTTTGATTCATTTCAAGCTGACACCAAAGATCAG gTACACGAAGTATTTTACGTTAGCAATGCGACGAACACAAGCGATTACTGGGGCCAGAATCTTGGCTTTTATGCGGAAGCTTTGACGGAGGATGGCACGTTAACAAACTCCTGTGGTCGCGTCAACATCATGGGTACTATCGTCCAAGACGCAGCACCCTACTTATTCCCCTTCATTATCGAGTACAGCCTGATCGGCGCTGCTGTGATATACGTCATGTGGAAACACATCGGTAGACACCCGCGTTGGCCTCATCAAGCGGAAGCCGATCTCGAGCGTCGTCTGGAAGTCATGCTTTCGAGAAGGGCTGTAGCCCTGGCACATGCAG GACACGCCAGAGTGGATTGCGTCGGGGCAAGCAAGGGTCTATTCTTTGGTCTGCTGCTACTGGTCGGTTCGTTGATCTGTCTGATACTCTTCTTCGTCCTGATACATCACTCCGAACTTGGACTTTTGGCGATTTATCTGGCTGACGTTTCTCACTGCGTTTTGATGGCTCTATCGATCATCGCTATCATCGTCGGTTTCATACGTGTCCAAAGTCTCAAGTTCAAGGCCGAAGAACAGAGCGACTTGAACGACATACTTTTACGTGTCTCTGCTTTTGGACTCTTCGTCTACGCCGTTTTCAGCGTGATCGCTGGTTCCTTAGCAGCGTTTACCCACGAACCGAATCTTTTGGTGATGGTTACCGGCCTTCTCTCAGTAGCCCAGGTTGTCCTTCAGATGTTATTTATCGCTGATGTTTCACGTAGGCGGGTACACCTTCCCGAACACGATCGCAGCAAGCCAGGACGTCAAGTGGTCACCTTCCTTCTCATTTGCAACGTAACCATGTGGGTCATTTATACCTTCGAGATGCAAAAGGTCATCGCTAATCCCGTACAACTTGACTTTTATGGATTCCTCGCTTGGGCTATCGTTCAGAGAGTTACATTACCTCTCTGCATATTCCACAGGTTCCACAGCGCCGTAACGCTTGCTGAAATTTGGAAGACTAGCTATAAGGCACGTCTCGAGTAA
- the LOC127064252 gene encoding proton channel OtopLc isoform X4, with protein MDGGGDCKVATVEVEAAAAGDNTATLPVTRPLNPQNSPPNAQDNAEKNNAANKEMELKNVRSTPAKKTSLFIIMSFIYAKLLVVVCIAYVISEVVTHKLPLYYYEGFFTYLYGASILFLLYVFCFLLQESACCARGSDTPPPPPRPPKPPKEQKDKKDKKDKDQKAAKNKKDFQDAADVEAGVATRALRKRKTSQNDHSHGSFFLRIGAIAFGLGTMIYNGLEFGAFFEVPPTSPCYQILQGVNPVLQMIFTFMQMYFIFMNSRLNIHRFKVVARFGLMHVVATNLCVWIRTLVLESLKEITQYHQRLGQEEAGILESIKQHSLRNAGAILGTEPRDMAQLRDVPLHSIIKTTSVASTLIPTTAESLTRAMRTTVKAIPRVATTLSTAASTAFMTSPTTTQNITATTTTTTTFLPNLTTTAATTLSTLLTTLTTRSTTTERTTTPSTTPSTTTPTTTTTTTTTTTTPASILSNAFGDLFDSFQADTKDQVHEVFYVSNATNTSDYWGQNLGFYAEALTEDGTLTNSCGRVNIMGTIVQDAAPYLFPFIIEYSLIGAAVIYVMWKHIGRHPRWPHQAEADLERRLEVMLSRRAVALAHAGHARVDCVGASKGLFFGLLLLVGSLICLILFFVLIHHSELGLLAIYLADVSHCVLMALSIIAIIVGFIRVQSLKFKAEEQSDLNDILLRVSAFGLFVYAVFSVIAGSLAAFTHEPNLLVMVTGLLSVAQVVLQMLFIADVSRRRVHLPEHDRSKPGRQVVTFLLICNVTMWVIYTFEMQKVIANPVQLDFYGFLAWAIVQRVTLPLCIFHRFHSAVTLAEIWKTSYKARLE; from the exons ATGGACGGTGGTGGAGATTGTAAAGTCGCCACCGTGGAGGTTGAGGCGGCAGCCGCGGGTGACAACACGGCAACTCTTCCGGTCACGAGGCCTCTAAATCCGCAAAATTCGCCGCCTAACGCGCAGGACAACGCAGAGAAGAACAACGCGGCAAATAAAGAAATGGAGCTGAAGAACGTACGATCTACGCCAgcgaaaaa AACGTCGCTCTTCATCATCATGAGCTTCATTTATGCGAAGTTATTGGTCGTGGTGTGCATCGCTTATGTTATAAGCGAGGTGGTAACGCACAAATTGCCGCTCTACTATTATGAAGGATTTTTCACGTATCTCTACGGTGCGAGCATACTCTTCCTTCTCTACGTGTTCTGCTTCCTTCTTCAAGAGAGCGCCTGCTGTGCGCGCGGCAGTGAtacaccgccaccaccaccgaGACCACCTAAACCACCGAAGGAGCAGAAGGACAAGAAGGACAAGAAGGATAAGGATCAGAAAGCTGCAAAGAACAAGAAGGATTTTCag GATGCTGCAGACGTGGAAGCTGGCGTTGCAACGCGTGCATtacgaaaacgaaaaacttCTCAGAATGATCACAGTCATGgaagtttttttcttcgaatcggTGCCATag CATTCGGTTTGGGTACAATGATCTACAACGGATTGGAATTCGGAGCATTCTTTGAGGTACCACCGACTTCGCCCTGTTATCAAATACTTCAGGGTGTTAATCCCGTTCTTCAAATGATCTTCACGTTCATGCAGATGTACTTCATCTTTATGAATTCCAGG tTAAACATTCATCGATTCAAAGTAGTTGCACGATTCGGTTTGATGCACGTCGTCGCGACAAATCTTTGCGTTTGGATACGAACGTTGGTACTTGAGAGCCTCAAGGAGATCACTCAGTATCATCAACGATTGGGACAAGAGGAGGCCGGAATTTTAG AGAGTATAAAACAACACTCGTTGAGAAACGCTGGAGCGATCTTAGGTACAGAACCTAGGGACATGGCCCAGTTACGGGATGTGCCGTTGCActcaattataaaaacaacGTCAGTAGCTTCGACCTTGATACCAACAACGGCAGAATCTCTTACCCGAGCGATGAGAACCACTGTCAAAGCAATCCCAAGAGTAGCGACTACTTTATCTACGGCAGCCTCTACGGCTTTCATGACCTCACCAACTACGACCCAGAATATTACAGCTACCACGACCACAACGACAACGTTTTTGCCCAATTTGACGACTACGGCCGCTACTACGTTATCCACTTTGTTGACTACTTTGACTACGAGAAGCACTACCACCGAAAGAACGACTACACCGAGTACAACGCCTTCTACTACTACACCGACGACTACGACCACGACTACTACAACAACGACTACACCAGCTTCTATTTTATCGAATGCTTTCGGCGATCTCTTTGATTCATTTCAAGCTGACACCAAAGATCAG gTACACGAAGTATTTTACGTTAGCAATGCGACGAACACAAGCGATTACTGGGGCCAGAATCTTGGCTTTTATGCGGAAGCTTTGACGGAGGATGGCACGTTAACAAACTCCTGTGGTCGCGTCAACATCATGGGTACTATCGTCCAAGACGCAGCACCCTACTTATTCCCCTTCATTATCGAGTACAGCCTGATCGGCGCTGCTGTGATATACGTCATGTGGAAACACATCGGTAGACACCCGCGTTGGCCTCATCAAGCGGAAGCCGATCTCGAGCGTCGTCTGGAAGTCATGCTTTCGAGAAGGGCTGTAGCCCTGGCACATGCAG GACACGCCAGAGTGGATTGCGTCGGGGCAAGCAAGGGTCTATTCTTTGGTCTGCTGCTACTGGTCGGTTCGTTGATCTGTCTGATACTCTTCTTCGTCCTGATACATCACTCCGAACTTGGACTTTTGGCGATTTATCTGGCTGACGTTTCTCACTGCGTTTTGATGGCTCTATCGATCATCGCTATCATCGTCGGTTTCATACGTGTCCAAAGTCTCAAGTTCAAGGCCGAAGAACAGAGCGACTTGAACGACATACTTTTACGTGTCTCTGCTTTTGGACTCTTCGTCTACGCCGTTTTCAGCGTGATCGCTGGTTCCTTAGCAGCGTTTACCCACGAACCGAATCTTTTGGTGATGGTTACCGGCCTTCTCTCAGTAGCCCAGGTTGTCCTTCAGATGTTATTTATCGCTGATGTTTCACGTAGGCGGGTACACCTTCCCGAACACGATCGCAGCAAGCCAGGACGTCAAGTGGTCACCTTCCTTCTCATTTGCAACGTAACCATGTGGGTCATTTATACCTTCGAGATGCAAAAGGTCATCGCTAATCCCGTACAACTTGACTTTTATGGATTCCTCGCTTGGGCTATCGTTCAGAGAGTTACATTACCTCTCTGCATATTCCACAGGTTCCACAGCGCCGTAACGCTTGCTGAAATTTGGAAGACTAGCTATAAGGCACGTCTCGAGTAA
- the LOC127064252 gene encoding proton channel OtopLc isoform X3, with product MRTINPSASPQRTPDRRMACCQRTLNKKAIHTMDGGGDCKVATVEVEAAAAGDNTATLPVTRPLNPQNSPPNAQDNAEKNNAANKEMELKNVRSTPAKKTSLFIIMSFIYAKLLVVVCIAYVISEVVTHKLPLYYYEGFFTYLYGASILFLLYVFCFLLQESACCARGSDTPPPPPRPPKPPKEQKDKKDKKDKDQKAAKNKKDFQDAADVEAGVATRALRKRKTSQNDHSHGSFFLRIGAIAFGLGTMIYNGLEFGAFFEVPPTSPCYQILQGVNPVLQMIFTFMQMYFIFMNSRLNIHRFKVVARFGLMHVVATNLCVWIRTLVLESLKEITQYHQRLGQEEAGILESIKQHSLRNAGAILGTEPRDMAQLRDVPLHSIIKTTSVASTLIPTTAESLTRAMRTTVKAIPRVATTLSTAASTAFMTSPTTTQNITATTTTTTTFLPNLTTTAATTLSTLLTTLTTRSTTTERTTTPSTTPSTTTPTTTTTTTTTTTTPASILSNAFGDLFDSFQADTKDQVHEVFYVSNATNTSDYWGQNLGFYAEALTEDGTLTNSCGRVNIMGTIVQDAAPYLFPFIIEYSLIGAAVIYVMWKHIGRHPRWPHQAEADLERRLEVMLSRRAVALAHAGHARVDCVGASKGLFFGLLLLVGSLICLILFFVLIHHSELGLLAIYLADVSHCVLMALSIIAIIVGFIRVQSLKFKAEEQSDLNDILLRVSAFGLFVYAVFSVIAGSLAAFTHEPNLLVMVTGLLSVAQVVLQMLFIADVSRRRVHLPEHDRSKPGRQVVTFLLICNVTMWVIYTFEMQKVIANPVQLDFYGFLAWAIVQRVTLPLCIFHRFHSAVTLAEIWKTSYKARLE from the exons ATGCGAACAATCAACCCCTCTGCCTCACCCCAACGCACACCGGACCGTCGAATGGCATGTTGCCAAAGAACGCTAA ATAAGAAGGCAATTCACACGATGGACGGTGGTGGAGATTGTAAAGTCGCCACCGTGGAGGTTGAGGCGGCAGCCGCGGGTGACAACACGGCAACTCTTCCGGTCACGAGGCCTCTAAATCCGCAAAATTCGCCGCCTAACGCGCAGGACAACGCAGAGAAGAACAACGCGGCAAATAAAGAAATGGAGCTGAAGAACGTACGATCTACGCCAgcgaaaaa AACGTCGCTCTTCATCATCATGAGCTTCATTTATGCGAAGTTATTGGTCGTGGTGTGCATCGCTTATGTTATAAGCGAGGTGGTAACGCACAAATTGCCGCTCTACTATTATGAAGGATTTTTCACGTATCTCTACGGTGCGAGCATACTCTTCCTTCTCTACGTGTTCTGCTTCCTTCTTCAAGAGAGCGCCTGCTGTGCGCGCGGCAGTGAtacaccgccaccaccaccgaGACCACCTAAACCACCGAAGGAGCAGAAGGACAAGAAGGACAAGAAGGATAAGGATCAGAAAGCTGCAAAGAACAAGAAGGATTTTCag GATGCTGCAGACGTGGAAGCTGGCGTTGCAACGCGTGCATtacgaaaacgaaaaacttCTCAGAATGATCACAGTCATGgaagtttttttcttcgaatcggTGCCATag CATTCGGTTTGGGTACAATGATCTACAACGGATTGGAATTCGGAGCATTCTTTGAGGTACCACCGACTTCGCCCTGTTATCAAATACTTCAGGGTGTTAATCCCGTTCTTCAAATGATCTTCACGTTCATGCAGATGTACTTCATCTTTATGAATTCCAGG tTAAACATTCATCGATTCAAAGTAGTTGCACGATTCGGTTTGATGCACGTCGTCGCGACAAATCTTTGCGTTTGGATACGAACGTTGGTACTTGAGAGCCTCAAGGAGATCACTCAGTATCATCAACGATTGGGACAAGAGGAGGCCGGAATTTTAG AGAGTATAAAACAACACTCGTTGAGAAACGCTGGAGCGATCTTAGGTACAGAACCTAGGGACATGGCCCAGTTACGGGATGTGCCGTTGCActcaattataaaaacaacGTCAGTAGCTTCGACCTTGATACCAACAACGGCAGAATCTCTTACCCGAGCGATGAGAACCACTGTCAAAGCAATCCCAAGAGTAGCGACTACTTTATCTACGGCAGCCTCTACGGCTTTCATGACCTCACCAACTACGACCCAGAATATTACAGCTACCACGACCACAACGACAACGTTTTTGCCCAATTTGACGACTACGGCCGCTACTACGTTATCCACTTTGTTGACTACTTTGACTACGAGAAGCACTACCACCGAAAGAACGACTACACCGAGTACAACGCCTTCTACTACTACACCGACGACTACGACCACGACTACTACAACAACGACTACACCAGCTTCTATTTTATCGAATGCTTTCGGCGATCTCTTTGATTCATTTCAAGCTGACACCAAAGATCAG gTACACGAAGTATTTTACGTTAGCAATGCGACGAACACAAGCGATTACTGGGGCCAGAATCTTGGCTTTTATGCGGAAGCTTTGACGGAGGATGGCACGTTAACAAACTCCTGTGGTCGCGTCAACATCATGGGTACTATCGTCCAAGACGCAGCACCCTACTTATTCCCCTTCATTATCGAGTACAGCCTGATCGGCGCTGCTGTGATATACGTCATGTGGAAACACATCGGTAGACACCCGCGTTGGCCTCATCAAGCGGAAGCCGATCTCGAGCGTCGTCTGGAAGTCATGCTTTCGAGAAGGGCTGTAGCCCTGGCACATGCAG GACACGCCAGAGTGGATTGCGTCGGGGCAAGCAAGGGTCTATTCTTTGGTCTGCTGCTACTGGTCGGTTCGTTGATCTGTCTGATACTCTTCTTCGTCCTGATACATCACTCCGAACTTGGACTTTTGGCGATTTATCTGGCTGACGTTTCTCACTGCGTTTTGATGGCTCTATCGATCATCGCTATCATCGTCGGTTTCATACGTGTCCAAAGTCTCAAGTTCAAGGCCGAAGAACAGAGCGACTTGAACGACATACTTTTACGTGTCTCTGCTTTTGGACTCTTCGTCTACGCCGTTTTCAGCGTGATCGCTGGTTCCTTAGCAGCGTTTACCCACGAACCGAATCTTTTGGTGATGGTTACCGGCCTTCTCTCAGTAGCCCAGGTTGTCCTTCAGATGTTATTTATCGCTGATGTTTCACGTAGGCGGGTACACCTTCCCGAACACGATCGCAGCAAGCCAGGACGTCAAGTGGTCACCTTCCTTCTCATTTGCAACGTAACCATGTGGGTCATTTATACCTTCGAGATGCAAAAGGTCATCGCTAATCCCGTACAACTTGACTTTTATGGATTCCTCGCTTGGGCTATCGTTCAGAGAGTTACATTACCTCTCTGCATATTCCACAGGTTCCACAGCGCCGTAACGCTTGCTGAAATTTGGAAGACTAGCTATAAGGCACGTCTCGAGTAA